CGACTATCGCAGGGGCAACCCGGCCGCCGCGCGGTACGTGATGGACGCTCGCCCCCGGTTCATCCTGCTGTGGACCACGAGGCCGTGGCCCGAGGGCGGCTCCGGGTATGCCTACGAGCCGACCACGAAGGGCCTCCAGGACCAGTCGGAGCTACGGCGGGACTACCGCTTCGCGGCCCAGTGGCAACACGCGGCGGGTCACTGGTTCATCATGATGGAGCGCGAGTAAGGGGGGAGAAGACGTCACCCCTCCCTGCAGGGAGGGGTCGCTGCGAAGCAGCGGGGGTAGGACGCCGTATGGCTGCCTGACGCAACGACGAACGGCGTCCTACCCCCTGCCCCTCCGGCGCTCGCAGGCGAGCGCGCAGGGAGGGGGACGGCAAAGGCGACGGCAAACGGCCTGCCAGCAGGATGCTGGCGCTCCTACGGCTAGGCTAGCCGGTCGTAGACCGCGTACGGCACCGCCCCGAAGACCTTCTTCCCCGCCACGCACTGCTTCATCGCCTTCAGGCCGTTCTCACCGATCTTGAAGTACCCGTAGAACCCCGCGCCCGAGATGTGGGGCGTGATGTACACGTTCGGCAACTCGCGGAGCGGGCTGTCGCTCGGCAGCGGCTCGGGCGTCGTGACATCCAGGCACACGTAGATGCGTCGGGCCTTGGCTTCCCGGTACAGGGCGTCCTGGTCAAGCACGCGGGGGCGCGCCGTGTTGATGAGCGTGGCGCCGTCCTTCATCAGCTTGAAGTGCTTCTCGGTGATCATGCCATCGGTCTCGGGCGTCGTCGGCGTGTGAATCGTGATGTAGTCAGAGGTCTTGAACAGCGTCTCCAGGCTGGCCTTGCGCACGCCGAGCTTCTTGGCCTCGGCCGGGCTCAGGTACGGGTCGTAGCACAGCAGCTTCAGGTCCCAGCTCGACAGCAGCTTCATCACGTGCCGGCCGACCTTGCTGGCGGCCACAATGCCCACCGTGGCGCCCTGCAGGAACTGCCCGTTCCACGGCGCTACATCAGCCCGCCAGCGCCCTGTCGCGCGGAAGTCGTTCACGAACGGCAGCCACTGGTGCCCGAGCATCATCATCAGGCCCACGGCCGACTCGGCCACGTTGTAGCCGATCGCCTCGTTGGCCGAGTAGGTCACTATGTTGCGCGGGATGAGGATGTCCCGCACGACCTCGGGGGACAGGATGTGTTTCACCGACCCGGCGAAGTGCGCGTACATCTTCAGGTTGACGGCCTTGTCGAAGACCTTCTCGGTCAGCGGCGGGCTACCCCAGCCACCCAGGAGGATGTCATAGTCGGCGATCTTGCGCGCGATGGCCG
This region of bacterium genomic DNA includes:
- a CDS encoding hydroxyacid dehydrogenase codes for the protein MTAKAKVWCILTKDGLARVMRPEDQEKMKAEFDVTFNKTDKMPDTAAIARKIADYDILLGGWGSPPLTEKVFDKAVNLKMYAHFAGSVKHILSPEVVRDILIPRNIVTYSANEAIGYNVAESAVGLMMMLGHQWLPFVNDFRATGRWRADVAPWNGQFLQGATVGIVAASKVGRHVMKLLSSWDLKLLCYDPYLSPAEAKKLGVRKASLETLFKTSDYITIHTPTTPETDGMITEKHFKLMKDGATLINTARPRVLDQDALYREAKARRIYVCLDVTTPEPLPSDSPLRELPNVYITPHISGAGFYGYFKIGENGLKAMKQCVAGKKVFGAVPYAVYDRLA